In Candidatus Marinimicrobia bacterium CG08_land_8_20_14_0_20_45_22, the genomic window AGGAAGAACTCGGCGATCTACTTCTCCACGTCGTTTTTCAGGCTGAGATCAGCGAAGAGGAACAGGCATTTAATCTGAACGATTCAATACGCTCAATCAACGAAAAATTAGTCCGCCGACACCCGCATATCTTCAGCAACGTCCAAGTAAATCTGAAAGAAATCAAACAAAATTGGGAACAGATCAAATTGAAGGAAGGCCGAAAATCTCTCATGGAAGGTCTTCCCAAAACAATTCCGGCTTTACTTCAGGCGCGACGCGCGCAAGAAAGAGCCGCACAAGTCGGTTTCGACTGGGATGACATTTCGGAAGTCTGGGCGAAAACAAAGGAAGAATTGCAGGAATTGGACGAAGCGGTTAAAAACGGAGATCACGAACATATCATCGAAGAATTTGGCGATACGCTTTTTGCTATCGTCAATCTCTCCCGCTTTCTCAACCTCGATCCCGAAGCGGCATTGCGAAAAAACGTGAAGAAATTCATCACCCGCTTTCAAAAGGTCGAAGAGGATTTCGCCTCGCGCGGCGTATCAATGAAAAACGCCACCCTAGCAGATATGGATCAGGTCTGGAATGACGTTAAGCAAAAGGAAAGTCAGTATCCGCCGGATTCCAACTCTCAGACAAAAACGGAATAAGCCTCTTTATTTACAATACTTACGAATCTACTCCAAACCACTTGATCATCATTTCATAAATACTACTTGACGGCTACCGTTTTTAAGTTTATATTCTTCTTAGGTATGAATAAAAAGTTATTTGAAATTCAAT contains:
- a CDS encoding nucleoside triphosphate pyrophosphohydrolase translates to MTETSKEFDNLVHIVKTLRGDHGCEWDKAQTHKSLTPYLLEETYEVLEAIQDNQPDKLKEELGDLLLHVVFQAEISEEEQAFNLNDSIRSINEKLVRRHPHIFSNVQVNLKEIKQNWEQIKLKEGRKSLMEGLPKTIPALLQARRAQERAAQVGFDWDDISEVWAKTKEELQELDEAVKNGDHEHIIEEFGDTLFAIVNLSRFLNLDPEAALRKNVKKFITRFQKVEEDFASRGVSMKNATLADMDQVWNDVKQKESQYPPDSNSQTKTE